A part of Terriglobales bacterium genomic DNA contains:
- a CDS encoding PAS domain S-box protein, translating into MRASWVIVALAVLVIAVHCASFIWLGTSPAGSLLSNATQATASGLAAVACYVAARRRTGYPRQFWQLMSGGYFLWTIGQAIFLYYENVLHRDIPPLSPTDIPYLASYLPMVAALVLQQQDEASPRGVDWVRTLDFAQVAIVASAVYLYFFFYLGTTVEQRMLLFSLGVGNLYDVISVLLAAGFLLRSAFATSPTQRTLLGRMGVVLFTYAVGEVAYTYGLVTERIRTGTWYDLSYSLPYALAAVVAATWKPEPEGLGAPRPTEESRLQAILPTLAPMVVLATALGIAVRQTVLAMTIVTASFLCYSARLAITQDRQRRALGMLRQAEAQFRALFQHHPQAMWLYDPHTLRFLEVNAAAVERYGYTRDEYLNMNITEMRPPEDVPKLMEWLKKPAEQRTQIQGRHRRKDGSILDVEVHAQTVNFGGRRARLVMAQDVTQRLQAEESLRAAEARFRTLVEQLTAITYILELGADAPWHYVSPQIESLLGITPKEWLADPTLFGKQCHPEDLGPARAAESKALETGRFECEYRMFTRDGRTLWFRDTGIVVRNADGNPTLHGLMVDVTEAKLMEAQLRQAQKMEAVGTLAGGIAHDFNNLLTVIQGYGQLLAERLKDNAELAAEVRQIEDAAQRAAALTRQLLAFSRRQVLKPKVLDLNSVVTGMDRMLRRVIGEDIELVTKTAPDLGQVQADPGQVEQVIMNLAVNARDAMPDGGKLIFETRNVELDDAYAREHMGARPGPYAMLAVTDTGVGMDAQTQAHIFEPFFTTKELGRGTGLGLSTVYGIVKQSGGYITVYSEPGRGSTFKIYLPRAVQPTAAAAATVRVEPTARGTETILLLEDDLGLRQLAVRVLRSSGYTVLEAGSGEQAERVCREHSGEIHLLLTDVVMPGQSGPEVARRLSPLRPAMKVLYISGYAPSAIVEQGTLGPGAAFLHKPFTPSALLEKVQQVLESQGATAV; encoded by the coding sequence ATGCGTGCCTCCTGGGTCATTGTCGCGCTAGCGGTCCTGGTCATCGCGGTGCATTGCGCCAGCTTCATTTGGCTGGGGACCTCTCCGGCGGGGAGCCTGCTCTCCAATGCCACCCAGGCGACGGCCAGCGGCCTGGCGGCCGTGGCGTGTTACGTGGCCGCGCGGCGGCGGACCGGGTACCCGCGCCAGTTCTGGCAGTTGATGTCCGGCGGCTACTTCCTGTGGACGATCGGGCAGGCGATTTTTCTTTACTACGAGAACGTTCTGCACCGCGACATTCCGCCGCTCTCGCCCACCGACATCCCGTACCTGGCCTCCTACCTGCCCATGGTGGCGGCGCTGGTCCTGCAACAGCAGGATGAAGCCAGCCCACGCGGTGTGGACTGGGTACGAACCCTGGACTTCGCCCAGGTAGCCATTGTGGCCTCGGCGGTCTACCTGTACTTCTTCTTCTACCTGGGGACCACGGTGGAGCAGCGCATGTTGCTGTTCAGCCTCGGAGTGGGGAACCTGTACGACGTGATCTCGGTGCTGCTGGCGGCCGGGTTCCTGCTGCGCTCCGCGTTTGCCACCAGCCCCACGCAGCGCACGCTGCTGGGACGCATGGGCGTGGTCCTTTTCACCTACGCGGTGGGAGAGGTGGCCTACACCTACGGACTGGTGACGGAGCGCATCCGCACCGGGACGTGGTACGACCTCTCCTACAGCCTGCCCTACGCGCTGGCGGCGGTGGTGGCGGCCACCTGGAAGCCGGAGCCCGAAGGGCTGGGAGCCCCCCGGCCCACGGAAGAGAGCCGGCTGCAAGCCATCCTGCCCACGCTGGCGCCGATGGTGGTGCTGGCCACGGCGCTGGGCATCGCCGTCCGCCAGACGGTGCTGGCCATGACCATCGTGACCGCCTCGTTCCTCTGCTACAGCGCGCGGCTGGCCATCACCCAAGACCGGCAGCGCCGGGCGCTGGGGATGCTGCGCCAGGCCGAGGCCCAATTCCGCGCCCTGTTCCAGCATCATCCCCAGGCCATGTGGCTCTATGACCCGCATACGCTGCGCTTCCTGGAGGTGAACGCCGCCGCCGTCGAACGCTACGGGTACACGCGCGACGAATACCTGAACATGAACATCACCGAAATGCGCCCGCCGGAGGACGTCCCCAAACTGATGGAGTGGCTGAAGAAGCCGGCGGAACAGAGGACGCAGATCCAGGGGCGCCACCGGCGCAAGGACGGCAGCATCCTGGACGTGGAGGTGCACGCCCAGACGGTGAACTTTGGTGGCCGCCGGGCGCGGCTGGTCATGGCCCAGGACGTGACCCAGCGACTGCAGGCGGAGGAATCGCTGCGCGCGGCTGAGGCCCGCTTCCGCACCCTGGTGGAACAGCTCACCGCCATCACCTACATTTTAGAACTGGGTGCGGATGCGCCCTGGCATTACGTCAGCCCGCAGATCGAGTCGCTGCTGGGCATTACCCCGAAGGAATGGCTGGCAGATCCGACCTTGTTCGGCAAACAATGCCACCCGGAAGATCTGGGCCCGGCACGCGCGGCGGAGAGCAAAGCGCTGGAGACCGGGCGCTTCGAGTGCGAGTACCGGATGTTCACCCGCGACGGGCGCACGCTGTGGTTCCGCGACACCGGCATCGTGGTTCGCAACGCCGACGGCAACCCCACCCTGCATGGGCTGATGGTGGACGTGACCGAAGCCAAGCTCATGGAGGCCCAACTCCGCCAGGCGCAGAAGATGGAGGCCGTGGGCACGCTGGCGGGCGGAATCGCGCACGACTTCAACAACCTGCTGACCGTGATCCAGGGCTACGGCCAGCTCCTGGCCGAGAGGCTGAAGGACAACGCCGAACTGGCCGCCGAAGTAAGACAGATCGAGGATGCCGCCCAGCGCGCGGCGGCACTGACCCGGCAACTGCTGGCCTTCAGTCGCCGCCAGGTGCTCAAGCCCAAAGTGCTGGACCTGAACTCGGTGGTGACCGGCATGGACCGCATGCTGCGGCGGGTGATCGGCGAAGACATCGAGCTGGTCACGAAAACCGCGCCCGACCTGGGACAGGTACAGGCCGACCCGGGACAGGTGGAACAGGTGATCATGAACCTGGCGGTGAACGCGCGCGACGCCATGCCGGATGGCGGCAAGCTGATTTTCGAAACGCGCAACGTGGAGCTGGACGATGCCTACGCCCGCGAGCACATGGGCGCTCGCCCCGGACCCTACGCCATGCTGGCGGTCACCGATACCGGCGTGGGCATGGACGCCCAGACGCAGGCGCATATCTTCGAGCCCTTCTTCACCACCAAAGAGCTGGGCCGGGGCACGGGCCTGGGTCTTTCGACGGTGTACGGCATCGTGAAGCAGAGCGGCGGCTACATCACCGTGTACAGCGAGCCGGGCCGGGGCTCGACCTTCAAGATCTATCTGCCGCGAGCCGTGCAGCCCACGGCCGCCGCCGCCGCGACGGTTCGGGTGGAGCCCACGGCGCGGGGCACGGAGACCATCCTGCTGCTGGAGGATGACCTCGGGCTGCGCCAACTGGCGGTACGCGTCCTGCGAAGCAGCGGATACACGGTGCTGGAAGCTGGGAGCGGAGAGCAGGCTGAGCGCGTTTGCCGCGAACACTCGGGCGAGATCCACTTGTTGCTCACCGACGTGGTCATGCCCGGGCAAAGCGGACCGGAAGTGGCGCGCCGGTTGAGCCCGCTGCGTCCGGCCATGAAGGTGCTCTATATCTCCGGCTACGCCCCGAGTGCCATCGTCGAGCAGGGCACGCTGGGCCCGGGTGCGGCCTTCCTGCACAAGCCCTTCACCCCCTCGGCTTTGCTGGAGAAAGTCCAGCAGGTGCTGGAGTCGCAGGGAGCGACGGCGGTCTAG